The sequence ataATTTGTTCAACTCAAAGCCCCACTAACAGAAGAAGTGTCATTACTCTTTAATCTTGTAACGTTTCTTCTATCTAACTAGTCAAGCATGGCATATCCGGGTACACTTTCCAAAAGCGCCTTACAGCTGAATTCTTTCTTCAAATCCTAGTCCTCCAAAATcgaggaaaaaaatatttgctaTAATACAGATGCTTCTTAATCCCTTCTTAAGAATTAGCTTTCAATTTATATGGCACACCGGGTACCTTAACTATATTTTAGCTCAGTTATTGCATTGAACAACATTGCATATCTTCCATGACCCTCATGTACAAAGACCCAAAATTTCAACACTATGTTCCATGCTTTGGTTCCAAAGAACCACATATGCCCTTGTTCATGTTCTCCTAGGTCAAAGAAGACCTTTTTTCCCCACTGCATTAGCATCAACTATATACTGAATAGGATGTTCTAATTGCTCTACGACTCCAAAATTCTCCATTTGATAGGtccaaattttacaataattcAGAGGTTCTAAAATCCTTTTTATGGAACTGCATTCAAGAAAGAGAGTATCAGATTGTTTCCAATCTTTATATTTCAAGTAGCCTCTCTAATGCTAATTCCTTCACTTCCTCCAAATTCACTGAAATCTTGCAGTCTTGTTCACTAGAGTAACAGCATCAATAGCGGGAGAGAGATTGAGTTGGTTATTTAGTTAGGTAGTTACAATGGAGAAGTGGTTTTGAGTGGTATTGATAAGGAGAGAGATGGGAGGGGCAGAGAGAAATGGATATTGGGTGAAGAGGCACTGAGGCAGGAGTAGTAGGAGGGATCTGATAGAGGATTagggaaaaagaagagaggTAGGGTGGGGCATTGAGGAGTatggagaggagagagagaggggaagtGCAGTGGTTTTGAGGGAGTGGGGAAGAGAGAAGGGAAGACCATGCCAAGGGAATGTGGACATTCTTGGAAAGTCCACATTTTATATATGGTGTGCAAGTATGTGGACACTGATAGATGTGAAGTAATAagcagtttatttattttttgatacagCCAAAAGGAAGGGTTGGTACAAGTTTATTACAAGACCAAGATATACAATTTAGAAGGAAATTTAGCTATAGAACCCTAACCTCAGTTAGTACCCTGTTATGAGCAGCAAAAATACACATGGAACTCAAAACTCAGAAATACACTTTGGCAAGTCAGAACTCAGAAGCATCTTCCACCATCACTTTTATTCATCATGGAAGCTTTTTCTTCTTCGTGCAGATATTGCAATCAAGAGGGTAAGGAGGGGGAATTCTTTTAGCATAGCTGtgaaaaaatttttttttttttaaatgcaaaacATCCAGCAGTCTTCTTTGCCTAATGTATCACAGCTGAAGAAACTAGGAAacagtttttgaaatttttcctCCAACTTGGAGAAGTATTCCAAATGGTGATCACCAATTGCCAATTATCAGGAGCTGTGCACACCAAGACAGACCCCTCTGGTGTTTGATCTTTGGTGTTTGATCTTAAGCTTGCAATGCCTGAGCTGTTGCAAAAGCACTGGAGTACCTGCAAAATAGAGGCTTAGAGAGCATTAGGAAAGATTGCATAGAGCTATCTTTTTcacaatttataaaatttggttGTTTAAATAAATCACTATTAAGAAAGTGTATTAGAAAGAAAGGTCAGTAACTTTTTGCCTTCTAGGTCTATACCAATTAGTAACCATCCAAACTTCCCCTGACTACTCAGTACTCGTGTGTTTTGACTACATATGGATTCTCCTCAATTGCTTCTTTTATCTCTTCCTTGATGACTCTCTGACCTTTTTAACGGCATGATGAGGTTTAAGAAGTCACAGATTTTCATTTCTTCTCTGATGAGATATTTTGAATACCCAAGTTGGACATTGCATATCCTCAATTATCATTAATCCCCATCAGAAAGGCATTATTGTCGTTCTCCATTTTTATGTTCAAAAAACTTGATCTACCATTCCAACTTTCATTACCATAAATCAAGCATAGATCACAAAAAACAATTTAGGAACATTTAGCAAAGTCatcaaaaaaatccatataTGATTGCATAAATACTAACAAACATATCCCGCATTTGTGAATATGATTTCACAACAGTCCTTCATTCTTAGTGCCACCTGAATAACAAATGCACCAGAATATAGTACATACCTCTAATTATCTCCTCACGCCCTAATAAGCCTccccattttttttccccatttttatGGTAAGTCATGTTCTAGCAAATAAGCCTCGCTGAATTCTGACACATTTTGATGATACACAAATACCATTATGTTGAGAACTACACGAAACCCACAAATAACTTAACTCAAACATGGATGCCACTTAATCTGCATACAATTAATCAGTGGTCATTACAATCGAAATTTAGTGTCCTATAATTAAAATAGGTATAGACTCACATCGAACTACAaggaataataaaattaagtgATTCACATTTTGATAAAGAACAAGATTTATTTAAAACTTCCAGCAGTGAAGCCATTCTGAATGGGGAGATCCTTTATTTCCGTGTAATCTTCATTAAGCTTAAATTTTGATCTTCTAGCACGTCTTTGCCACTCATAATGCCAAATCTTCTACTGCATGATGCAACCATCCAGGACAAAGCTTGAGCATTGCATGTAGGACCAATCTTATTCCTTCTGTGCAATTGCTCTAACTCAAGGTTAATATAATAACAGTCCATGAGAATCACTACTACCAAATATTGGTCATCCTCTTCACCTACAACTTCAAAATAACCCTATTACAAGCAAGAATTTATTCTAAAGGGCACCAAAGCAAAATTGGAACAATTATATTGTTTCATATGGTTAAACAAAATCAATCTCCAACATTACTTGAAATGGAGAGATTTCAAAGTTTTTATACGACACTTTCAGGACTAAACGCAGTAATTgcattattgtgaaattaaaaCTTATGACAACACTAATTAGTCAAAGtttttacattaacttatgCTAGTGTAGTTTTCGCATGGCCTTCATCTATAATTATGCAGATGGTCATAAATTATCTATCAAGTCATAAATTGAATGTTCCAATCCTTTCAACCTATAGGTagtattgagagagagagagagagatcatcaATCCCAGCTCATAGTCATCAATGTCCAGTGAGTGAATTTAGTAATTTTGCCTTTCATTGGTGTTGCCATTTCcatatatcaaaaacaaatatttaaaatttgagagagtTCTATTATGGTATGTTTATTCATGAGATCTTAATTTGAAACTTATGAGAGTTGCAtgaaattttacacattcagaagaattttaaaaaagagtaaatatgGGGAAAATCTCACCAAATGCTGCAGCCTGTTATAGGCTTGTGAAAAGAAAATCTCACTGGCACCATTACATGCAACCAATATCTTGAACCACTTGGTTATACCCTCCAACAGAAGCTGGATTTCCATTAATCAAGTAGGAATAAGCATAATTGTCAGTTCTATGACATCAGACTTTGGATAGTAACGACAGAAAATGACACGATGCAACTGAAAGAACGATGATATAGTAAGTTAAGGAACAACACAATGAAATATGAATATATAAGCAGGCAATAAAATTCTGTGAATTATTTGGGAAGCTCTCAATTCTGAAACAAGAAATATACCAATCATCAAATTGGGGTCTTCATTGTTGAAATCTGCATTGCATGAAAATattctacatcttcattagaaaCCCCTTCAACATATATaatagcaatttgtaaaaactCAGAACAGACCAACCTTGGTATAAGAATCCTAGACATAATCTCAGTGGTTACCATTTCTCCTGTTTCATCCCAACATAACCCACTCTATTGAAGAACCTTTATGTCATTATATTGCCTTATCAAATGTTTGTATCTATGCCTGAGAGCATCCTGACCATTTCAGTCCATGCTTCGGCAATGAGTCCATGACCTACTTTATTCCCTCCAAGTACCTGTTTTCATGACAAATCAATGAGGTAATGATCCATTGTTGATGTCGAGCTCATTCTCAGACATTCACTATCGGGAATGATAAATCTATTCGGTCCCAATAATCTTATTTAAGGAGAAAACTATTCATTCATCAAAACATTTCAAAGTTCTCTTTACTTGAATGCACTTAACTTGTTGGGACAAGGCTATTCATTGTAACACCTAACTGGTGATTAGCTTTTATTCTTTAAAAGCAGCTGATACTTCTTGAAGTACACATTACTACATGCTAAAAGATAACCAATATAATTTAAATCAGTCATACTGCCTTTAGATCTTATCTAGTTAATAGagcaacaaattaaaaaaaaaattaaaattacttcCAGAAacaatcaaaaaggaaaaaaataccATCAAGACCAGTCCAATCAATCATGAATTTGCAAAGCTAAATACCCTGTACTCATTTCTCTATAACACTtttcttttacctttattttttgtgttattGGGCCGGGGGAtcaaaaatgttaatttttcccatAATAAAGACAAGTTTGCAAAATATGTATTATCATTAGGTACTAGTTATTTCATATTTGGCTTAGGTTACAATAAACTATAAACATATTACTCATCCTTGTGCAAAGCAGAACACGGTTGACTGGCCATTAGTATATAGATTTTGGAGATGCTAAAAGGCCATATTTCTTCAAAATATATTAAACTCTTGTGGGAAAAGAGTCCATCTATGTTTGACATGACTCATAATAAGACATGGGGTGGGGGGGTGTTTGGTTGCTTGACTCTATCTTGTTTGTTTTAAGCATACTTTCTagagtaataataataaataaataaatcttttgcATAACCAAATTTATCACTACCCACAGCAGGATCAATATAAGCATAATACTAATATCAACATTTCAATGCCAATGAGAAATGCAAAATTATGACAAGATATAAAAACACACCTATATTCATTTCTTGAATAACATGGTATCACCAATATCCACCAAAGAAAGGGTCTAGCAATGAGTTTTAAGGCAAACATCTTGAACagaaacctttttctttttctctttttttttttttttatcacaatgATCCTCCAAGGTGTGCCAATCattaacattttctataaatttcaaCAATGCCACTGTCTAGTTCATCATCAATGGTCCTCCAGGGTGTGCCAACCTGTAagtttttaaacaattaaatcaaattcccgaataaatttttttttcctacttttcgggtagagaggaaaaaaagggAGATGGCCTGATAGTTAGAGCTCCTGTGCTCCACATACATTGACCATATTGAagaaaacaaacccaaatcatATCAAAAACAGAATTGTTGCACCTCAATGAAGGTTAAGCAATCAAAGAAATTATAACCAGGGAGGTATGTTCTGAATATTTCAATGTAATAACAACCGCAAAAGATATCAAACAAAGACATACAAAGGAAAACAGTTTCAATGTAATAACAGTACCTTGCCACgtttctttgaaatttgatCAAGAGGTTCTCCCTTTCTTTGACTGCGGATACTGATCACTAATGGTTGAGTCAAACTCCAAATCCAAGTCAGACCCATTTTTCACATCCATTGAAAGCCCCGAATCAGAAACCGAGGATGACCCGCCACCATTCATAGCACTTGAGATAATCCGACTTTCCAAATTGCTCGAATGCACTGAAACTGGTCCTGCTGAATATGTGGAGCCAACCTCCTTGGGACACCGACAACGGGTTTGAGCTCCACACAAACATTTGCGGCTCCTTGCTACTAAGGGTCTTTTTTTGTTGCtgatttttcttgcttttagtAATGGTTGAAGAGAAGTACTTGGGGTTGGCCACAGGGTTCTACGGTACTGGGTATTGTACAGTCTACGCAGGATAAAATTTGGACCTTTGAGAAGAGATGGTCTAAGCCGTTGGTGCACATTTCTTCTCTTTGAAATTCGACGGCCTCAGGGTTGGATACAATAGTTGTCATGGAAGATAGTGGATTTTTGAGGTTGAGGACAAATGCATTGTACATGGACTCCTATACATTCAATATTAGGAGATTTTTCGCCAGAAGGAAGAGGAGAGGTTTGACAGAAGATCTCAACGAGATTCTGATCACCAAGATTGAAGCCCTCAAATAGTTCCTGCAATGAGATGCAAGAAAAACACATGTGCTCATAACCCCAACTCTCTACAATCATTATGTTTTTGGTCATTTGTTTACTGCCATTGATGGAAATGATGGCATGACAATAAAAACCGAAATCATTTGGTGGCTCAAAAGCAACACAGAGAGCAATTGTTGGAAATTCCGGACCAATTAAGAATGATATTAAATTTCCATTCCTTTGATGGTTGAAACAACTTGGAATCTCATTGTTGACATATTTGCCAAATGGGAAAGCACTTGCACGGGATATTGTAGTAAATGAGGGAGTACCCATTAACATGTGGCTGGTCACACCTAAACATGGTGGTAGATTTGGCGGAACCCCTATCAATTCTCGAAACTGCATGCAAGTAACGAAATCATCAAATTACATCTTAGCAAATGAAGTCACGTAGTATTTGGAAGGTAGCAAAAACTGTTTCTAAGTAAGTTTAAGTTTAAGAGAGATACCCGATGAAAGATTGATTTTGAACTCCGCAGAAGAGGCCACTTATTTGTTAAAGTTAAACATCTTAAACTTCGTGGAAGCCTAGGAATTTCCCAACTTGGAATATGAAGCCAATGTAATCTCTCACATCTGCTTATGCTTTCTGGGAGGGTAACATCTTCGCGACAGTCGAAGAAGCCTAATCTTTCCAATGTGACGGGGCaacaataattcaaaataaaatctattgCTGATTGattaaaaacttgaaaaagaaatagGTTTTTCAAGCTTGGAAAAACATATTTGGAAAAGCCTCCCAGAGAATTGCACAATGGCTGTCTATCAATCTCCGCATCACTTGGAAATGTGAAGAAATTGCCAATAAGACGGAGTGTCTCTATATGTTGTAAATTATAGATGCTACCTGAAATATGACATGGGTTTCCAAGCCCTGCAATATACAACTCCCTAAGCCCAATCAAATTCCCAAATGACAGATTTTGACAGCTTTGCTTACGACAAAACCGAAATGACCGCGGACTGGTCTGAAGGCTAAGGCAAAGCCCAAAATACCCCACTGCAAGCCTATCAAGACGCCCCACGGAGTTTTCAATCTCAACCAAATTTTCACACCCACTAAGATCCAATTCCTTTATGTTTGGACACATTGATAAGTCAGGTGTTTTCCTAATGAATGGACAATAGCTTAAGTCCACATGTGTCACGAATTCCAATGCACGAAtctgtgaaagaaaaaaataattcgAAATTTAGaagtatttattaaaaaattaaaaataaaaactttaaaaatatataataatttacaaataaatactAATGACAATACCTGCATTAAAGGTTCCACCATTCGGTTACGAGGCATTTGGAGCACAACTAGTTTTTTAGGACAAAAACTCGATGGCAATGAAGAAAAAGGATATGCATCCCAGTCAAGCAATCTTAATCCATTGGGAAGATATTCAAGGCCTCCATGGAAATGTACATTACGAATTATTAGGAATCTCAAATTTTTCATCTTATGAAATATTTGTGCCTCTAATTGCACCATTGTTGATTTTGATTCAGGCGACCGCAACATTATGCCTCGAATTCTATCCGATCCCTAATGGAATAAAAGGGTAAGTAaatcaccaaaaaagaaataacaattattaaattttaaacaaaaatcacattaagaattttgaattttcttccACATTAAAAgggataaataaaaaatgtgattaCGACTTTCATGTgggaaaaatggagaaaatgaatcaaaaaaattttaccatGTCTTCAGTTAGTACATCAAGAGCCTCCTCATAATTCCATAGTCTGCTACGTTGTCCCGGGTTTCCTTGTGATTCTTGTCGAACAATTTCCCTACCCATTTGTTGTAGCAAGTCATGCATCCACAATGTATTCTCTTCTTTAGTCAAAAGACACTTCTCAATAAGTTTTTTAATACCTAATACTGGGTATAAATCGCAAGTGCCTAGTATCTCTACAACCTTATCATAATTATATCCCTtgaagaaacatgcaatatcaaGGAAAATATGTTGTTCGGTTTCGCCTAATCCATCATAACTTATTTGTAGTATTTTTTGTATATCTCTACTAGGAATTTTTTCATACTTATTTATTGCGCTTTCCCATTCGAGTTCAGTTCTTCCATACAAATCAGCACCCATTACTACTAGAGCTAGTGGAAGGCCTTTAGCATAGCATATAACTCGGTCCACAAGTTTCAAATAATCTTCATTTGGTTCGTTGCTTCGAAAGGCATGCTTGCTAAAGAGTTCAATAGattcattttcatttaattcctcaacTTGATAGGTTGAGACACCATTTTCAAAAGTGTCTAGCAAGTGTTTTTCTCTTGTTGTCACAATTATTCTACTTCCAGAAGCAAACCAATCACATTTTCCAAGCAATTTTTTTATCTGGTCCAAATTATCCACATCATCAAGAATGATAAGAACCCTCTTTTGGCaaagaattttatttatcatGTCGGTTCCTCTACATTCATTATGCACCTTCAAACTCCTATCACCTAAAACCTCATAAATAAGTGCCTCTTGTAAGTGGATTATGCCTTTTGTTATTGACTTCTCTCTAATATTCTCTAGAAAAATTTTTACTTCAAAATGATAtgaaattctattataaatAGCTTTTGCAATTGTAGTTTTGCCTACTCCCCCAAGGCCATAAATCCCTACTATGCTAATATCATCATTTGATTCAatatttgaagattttagaaCATCCTCTACGAGAAAATTTATTCCAACTGGATATTCAGCAACAGATAATGGCATCTGATTGAATATAGACTTTGAGATATCTTCAACAATGTTTTGGACAAGTTCAGATTCATCGTGGCTGCCATTCACAAACCATTTAACACGTGTAAACGAAATAAGAGCGTAAGCTAACTAAAGTAAGCTAAAATCATAACTGAAGTATTCCTaatgatttgaaaaaatttattcactttttgTGTGTAACAAATTAGCTTTTGACACGAAGCTGCATAAAAAGTCTAGTTAGAGGAGGACATACTCAAATTGGAATAccattctatatatatacatatgacacaaatttaaaatttagatgagacacgtggcgcaaaattagactctaatttaaaaaactaattaaattagagtctaacttttaaaatttagataagACACGTGACACAAAGTTAGACTCTAATTTagaaaaactaattaaattagAATCTAACTTTGCgccacgtgtctcatctaaattttaaatttgtgtcaagtgaattattaggtgcaaaaattaaaaagtctaaattcaattagattctaaattgaattttaattggagttcaattttgcgccatgtgttccaactaattttttaatttttgtgacaaatgaattattaggtgcaaaatcGCGAAAAATCTAAAAATGCGTAAGTTGTAATTCTTACACCAAGTTTAATTTGAACTtgtgtgtatatacatatatacatacatacatatatatacatacttaGAGAAAACCAAATCATATTCTACAATTAGAGTACAATTTTGCGCCCAgtatcctaaattatttatttttagagagttttatttcttaattttggagcCAAATATGAAACCACACCATGAATATTCatctaagtgagttattaaatacaaaaaccaaaaagtctaaaattaatgaacggttaaaaaaaattaaaaaaaagtgctacacaatatcaaaaattaagaattaataaacacaattttataaaaatatgaacaatttacattttctacctaattatattcttataagattttttaaagagttaagaaaatataagaatgactatatattaataatatttaaattatatatagaaaaattatcctatgtatcttaatgtatttttttaagtatattcatgcatatgcatggggttacaagctaatctatatatctatatataaaataataggtgaagcagagagaaactaaaaattacaattccaaattatagttccaattttgcaccatgtgtcctaaattatttattcttaaagagttttatttcttaattttagaatcaaatgtaggaccatatcataaatattcatcccagtgagttattaagtacaaaaaccaaagagtttagaataaataaatcgtaaaaaaaatttaaaaaaaaagtgcttcacaatattttttttttttaaaaaaacatgaataatttatattttatacctaataatatccttacaaaattttttaaagagttaaaaataatataaaaaagactatcaatagtatttaaattatatatatgatttatattatgcttcttattgtatatctttaagtgtatccatgtaTATACATGGGATTACAaactagtctatatatataataataggtaaagcacagaaaaatccaattaaatttcaaattggaattcaattagagtctaattttactCTATATGTCTCATCcattctaaattttagaattttgtgccaagtgagttaatttagtgtaaaaattgaatttcaattaaagtttaattttgggccacatgtcccatctaatgtaaatttttaaatttttgtgccaaataagttaatttagtatagaaaacgaggagtccaatataataaaccataaaaaacataatcatataactaaaaaaaatttaaatttataagtcatctatatatctatatatataataatagctaaaactaagagaaactcaaattataattcaaaattagagttccaattttgcaccaagtgtcttaaattttttattcttaaagagtttcatttcttaattttagaatcaaatatgagaccacatcataaatattcatacaagtgagttattaagtacaaaaaccaaatagtCTAAACTaaattaatcttaaaaaaaaagtgcttcacaataattcttaaaaaaaacttttacaatttacattttatacctaataatatccttacaaaattttttaaagagttaacaaaatataaaaaggaCTATCAATAgtacttaaattatatatatgcatcttattgtatatctttaagtattttCATGATTATGCATGAGATTACAAGCTCGTACATATTAATAGGTAAAccttagagaaaattgaattagaatttgaaattataatccaattttatGCCATATGTCTAAATCTATGTGGGAACTgcaccataattatccacttaattttatgtcatgtgtctaaattacaatcacatatactcaataaaaatcacatatttctcaaaaataaataaaataaatgactacataacaaaaattactacacgttctatcttattaaagatttaaaaaaaaaattattatacgtagtattaaatttagttaagaattttaatatgtgactaattacgtttactttcaaaaaataatttgactaattatctatactttatgataaaaattgtgtataattttaaatttatatgtatgcatgcgttacatgattttaaaaaaaaattaatgaatcttaaaaaaaaaaaaaagtgcttcacaatattttttttttttttaaaaacatggacaatttacaatttatacctaataatatccttagaaaaaattttaagagttaacaaaatataaaaatgactatcaatagtatttaaattatatatatatatatacgaattatattatgcattttattgtatatcttcAAGtgttttcatgcatatgcatgaggttacaagctagtacatattaataggtaaaacttagaaaaaattgaattagaatttgaaattataatccaactttgtgccatgtgtctaaaTCTATGTGGGAACTACatcataattatccacttaaacTTGTGCCACGTTTCTACTTAAGTTTTTAAATctttgtgtcaaatgagttaatgagtacaaaatactaagaatctaatattaataaactataaaatttaaattaaaaaaatcacatatactcaataaaaatcaccacctgttttaaaaataaaataaaataaaaattactacataacaaaaatcactacacattctatcttattaaaaaatttaaaaaaaatgattatatgtagtattaaatttaggtaagaatattaatatgtgactaattacgtttactttaaaaaaataatttaactaattatctatattttatgataaaaattgtgtttaattttaaatgtatcgaTATGTATGCATAAATGCATGTGTTacacacttttaaaaaaaaataatgactattatttatatttttataataaaaattttgtttaattttaaaagcatccatgtgtttgcatggagttacATGTTAGTATATATCAATAggtaaaactaagagaaaatccaactagatttcaaattaaaattcaattagagtctaattttgcaccacatgttctatctaatctaagtttttaaatttttataccgagttaattcagtgtaaaaatttaattttaattaatgtttaattttgcgtcatgtgtatcatctaatctaagttttttaaattttatatcaaatgagttaatttactGTAGAAAACGAGAAGTCCAACATAAATAaaccatgaaaaatataatcatatatttaactcaatatataaaattagaggaaaagagagttttgaatgattttatatttatgagcctttttttgtataactaaaaacagTTCAAATTTATTAGTCATGTATGTAATATACCATTACTATATATGGTCCATTATTAACTaggtaaaatataaatatatatttatatattgctttttttaaaccaaagttTAGGGaattaaattataatcaaaattgtttctcaaaaaaaaattataatcaaaattgaagtttgtttttgttagctttccatacaaattaaactatttagatttttgctgttttttttaattgcttttttaaaccaaagtttagagaaaattcattaaaatcaaaattg comes from Castanea sativa cultivar Marrone di Chiusa Pesio chromosome 3, ASM4071231v1 and encodes:
- the LOC142628312 gene encoding disease resistance protein RUN1-like; this translates as MASSSSSTHQPKNFDVFLSFTGKDTRHGFVSHLHKVLCQRGIYTFIDNDLPRGEEISVELLKTIENSTTAIIVFSENYAFFTWCLEELAKIVECKTNKQLVLPVFYKVDPSEVRKQEGKFGEALTMHEEKFNDKKKIQRWRKALCEAANLSGRDSKQSHDESELVQNIVEDISKSIFNQMPLSVAEYPVGINFLVEDVLKSSNIESNDDISIVGIYGLGGVGKTTIAKAIYNRISYHFEVKIFLENIREKSITKGIIHLQEALIYEVLGDRSLKVHNECRGTDMINKILCQKRVLIILDDVDNLDQIKKLLGKCDWFASGSRIIVTTREKHLLDTFENGVSTYQVEELNENESIELFSKHAFRSNEPNEDYLKLVDRVICYAKGLPLALVVMGADLYGRTELEWESAINKYEKIPSRDIQKILQISYDGLGETEQHIFLDIACFFKGYNYDKVVEILGTCDLYPVLGIKKLIEKCLLTKEENTLWMHDLLQQMGREIVRQESQGNPGQRSRLWNYEEALDVLTEDMGSDRIRGIMLRSPESKSTMVQLEAQIFHKMKNLRFLIIRNVHFHGGLEYLPNGLRLLDWDAYPFSSLPSSFCPKKLVVLQMPRNRMVEPLMQIRALEFVTHVDLSYCPFIRKTPDLSMCPNIKELDLSGCENLVEIENSVGRLDRLAVGYFGLCLSLQTSPRSFRFCRKQSCQNLSFGNLIGLRELYIAGLGNPCHISGSIYNLQHIETLRLIGNFFTFPSDAEIDRQPLCNSLGGFSKYVFPSLKNLFLFQVFNQSAIDFILNYCCPVTLERLGFFDCREDVTLPESISRCERLHWLHIPSWEIPRLPRSLRCLTLTNKWPLLRSSKSIFHRFRELIGVPPNLPPCLGVTSHMLMGTPSFTTISRASAFPFGKYVNNEIPSCFNHQRNGNLISFLIGPEFPTIALCVAFEPPNDFGFYCHAIISINGSKQMTKNIMIVESWGYEHMCFSCISLQELFEGFNLGDQNLVEIFCQTSPLPSGEKSPNIECIGVHVQCICPQPQKSTIFHDNYCIQP